In Eubalaena glacialis isolate mEubGla1 chromosome 3, mEubGla1.1.hap2.+ XY, whole genome shotgun sequence, the following are encoded in one genomic region:
- the TRNP1 gene encoding TMF-regulated nuclear protein 1, with protein MPGCRISACGPGAQEGSAEPGSPSPPPGERLLSPQPPSPTPTLTPTPAQASPQPEVARESAGSAEGQELQRWRQGASGGAGRTGPAGGAGGGPGAAAAAAAAAAAGGRALELAEARRRLLEVEGRRRLVSELESRVLQLHCVFLAAELRLAHRAESLGRLGGGVAQAELYLAAHGSRLKKGSRRGRRGRPPALLASALGLGGCVPWGAGRLRRGHCPEPDSPFRRSPPRGPASPQR; from the coding sequence ATGCCGGGCTGCCGCATCAGCGCCTGCGGCCCAGGGGCCCAGGAAGGGTCGGCGGAACCGGGGTCCCCGTCGCCGCCGCCCGGGGAGCGCCTGTTGTCCCCTCAGCCACCGTCCCCAACTCCGACCTTGACCCCGACCCCGGCTCAGGCCTCACCGCAGCCCGAAGTGGCCCGGGAGTCGGCGGGCTCGGCCGAGGGGCAGGAGCTGCAGCGCTGGCGGCAGGGCGCTAGCGGGGGCGCGGGGCGCACCGGGCCGGCAGGGGGCGCGGGCGGCGGCccgggcgcggcggcggcggcggcggcggcagcggcggcaggGGGCCGCGCGCTTGAGCTGGCCGAAGCGCGGCGGCGACTGCTGGAGGTGGAGGGCCGCCGGCGCCTAGTGTCGGAGCTGGAGAGCCGCGTGCTGCAGCTGCACTGCGTCTTCCTGGCGGCCGAGCTGCGCCTAGCGCACCGCGCCGAAAGCCTGGGCCGCCTGGGCGGCGGCGTGGCGCAGGCCGAGCTCTATCTGGCAGCGCACGGGTCGCGCCTCAAGAAGGGCTCGCGCCGCGGCCGCCGCGGCCGCCCGCCCGCGCTGCTTGCCTCTGCGCTCGGTCTGGGCGGCTGCGTGCCCTGGGGCGCTGGGCGCCTGCGGCGGGGCCACTGCCCCGAGCCCGATTCGCCCTTCCGCCGGAGCCCGCCCCGCGGCCCCGCCTCCCCCCAGCGCTGA